From Apis mellifera strain DH4 linkage group LG5, Amel_HAv3.1, whole genome shotgun sequence, the proteins below share one genomic window:
- the LOC100577967 gene encoding uncharacterized protein LOC100577967, with amino-acid sequence MEDRYFAWDEISDGLILISTQKTEDEHVKKIKQKSDPVYQSKVYCPHAYLILNFQETLSQREKLRFRRYYLRKVSPSEPDVIILQDIKDLVMFLLISPISPQFINFFHLPIVDRFLRAAILYFQYYVITWEELMKERAATIKKASNPLAQGYRFRYAEEMQNLRCVLGREYADLIIGCQDVIQYHHMTGGKKGTSLTQSQGEKDLRIFEVLICMTHRIVWIALERKYFSLIEIELHRLFRTETYNIAERRSITHTIQDMLYDDIIILKGHKIQEKRKLLRNSPLIQELIYSDYDYRLLSLGIEENYDDERILYLKYALVIEEDKLRELGIKVGILGENRANYDITLMPLEEKDEEQDKIQLSERKKYEKSIKDIEIPIKIRRLPLFQTKPDLTRDFSMKTIDISPKGYKIARERSRKNWLMRELKRQKHTEYDTYSVSTLLE; translated from the exons atggaagatAGATACTTTGCATGGGACGAAATTTCTGATgggttaatattaataag taCACAAAAGACCGAAGATGAacacgttaaaaaaattaaacaaaaatctgATCCTGTTTACCAATCAAAGGTGTATTGTCCACatgcatatttaattttaaattttcaagaaacctTAAGTCAACGTGAAAAG ttacgatttagaagatattatttaagaaaagtaTCTCCAAGTGAACCAGATGTCATTATTTtacaagatataaaagatCTTGTAATGTTTTTATTGATCAGTCCCATAAGTcctcaatttataaatttttttcatttaccaATTGTTGATCGTTTTTTGAGAGCTGCaatactttattttcaatattatgtgATAACATGGGaagaattaatgaaagaaCGTGCAGCTACTATAAAAAAAGCATCAAATCCTTTGGCTCAGGGTTATAGATTTAGATATGCAGAAGAAATGCAAAATCTTCGTTGTGTCTTAGGTAGAGAATATGCTGATTTAATAATAGGATGTCAAGATGTTATTCAATATCATCATATGACaggtggaaaaaaaggaacatcTTTGACACAATCACaaggagagaaagatttaCGAATATTTGAAGTACTAATTTGTATGACACATCGTATTGTCTGGATAGCTTTAGAACgcaaatattttagtttaattg aaatagaattgcATAGATTATTTAGAAccgaaacatataatatagcaGAAAGACGAAGTATAACCCATACTATTCAGGATATGTTATatgatgatattataatattaaaaggtcataaaatacaagaaaaaagaaaattattaagaaattctcCTTTGatacaagaattaatatattcggaTTATGATTATCGTCTTCTATCTTTGG gaatagaagaaaattatgatgATGAacgtattctttatttaaaatatgctcTTGTTATTGAAGAAGATAAATTACGTGAATTGGGAATAAAAGTAGGAATTTTAGGAGAAAACAGagcaaattatgatattactCTAATGCccttagaagaaaaagatgaagaacaagacaaaattcaattatctgaaagaaaaaaatatgaaaaaagtattaaagatATA gaaataccgataaaaattcgaaggCTTCCATTATTTCAAACTAAACCTGATCTGACACgagatttttcaatgaaaactaTAGATATATCACCAAAAGGCTATAAAATTGCTCGAGAAAGATCAAGGAAGAATTGGTTGATGAGAGAATTAAAACGTCAGAAACATACTGAATATGATACATATTCAGTATCAACATTATTAGAATGA
- the LOC725866 gene encoding 39S ribosomal protein L9, mitochondrial, with the protein MLKYTQLYKNYLKSRLTLFSHQNNVLMQQSRNTFILKRKYPVPLHKKYETRAKLKHKHFIYELIEDTNVKPQKKIDVVLLENVKKIGGKGEKVSVSSQKAYETLILPKLAVYATPENLEKYLIEDQDEKKKLCTHSSQFVERTMNVLSVCYLSLSMSMDIPWVIEKWHVRVSFRKLGYIVPEDAIILPDKTISGPNLSIENKEFYILIKINNREEVKVRCKIHHYTSDPKKQIKYDVPFYQLKNIAIFPEDQPILNSLPKHRLANFDTINE; encoded by the exons atgttaaagtatacacaattatataaaaattatttaaaatcacgaTTAACACTTTTTTCGCACCagaataatgtattaatgCAACAAAGTCGG aatacatttattttaaaaagaaaatatccagTACctcttcataaaaaatatgagaCACGTGCAAAGCTAAAACataaacatttcatttatgaGCTCATAGAAGATACAAATGTTAAaccacaaaaaaaaattgatgttgttttattagaaaatgtaaaaaagattGGTGGAAAAGGTGAGAAAGTCTCAGTGTCTTCTCAAAAGGCTTATGAAACTTTGATATTACCTAAATTAGCTGTATATGCAACACCTGaaaatctagaaaaatatttaattgaagatcaagatgaaaagaagaaattatgtaCGCATAGTTCTCAATTTGTTGAAAGAACAATGAATGTATTGTCTGTatgttatttatcattatcaatgTCTATGGATATTCCATGGGTTATAGAAAAATGGCATGTAAGagtatcgtttcgaaaattaggATATATTGTACCTGAAGATGCTATAATTCTTCCAGATAAGACTATATCTGGACCAAATCTATCTATTGAAAATaaggaattttatattcttattaaaatcaataatcgtGAAGAAGTTAAAGTTAGATGTAAAATACATCATTATACTTCAGATCCAAAGAAGCAAATTAAGTATGATGTaccattttatcaattaaaaaacatagcAATTTTCCCAGAAGATCAACCAATATTAAATTCCCTTCCAAAACATCGTTTAGCTAATTTTGATacgataaatgaataa
- the LOC725898 gene encoding HSPB1-associated protein 1 encodes METLNSPSDKVLYQAIMEIKEPVIFQRLLQNAKDDYCWKLFEWNLSELAEKFGDIKLPFRVGYNARSMNPQWEVNCPTVLMTLLEFIQNMNFHENHKKWYYFDYKYMQEWFKNKPEILNSVNWKRFDIDKTGDDSTIWIGSKGAHTNCHQDSYGCNLVAQIHGRKQWLLFPPNSTNFLRPTRIPYEESTIYSKYNFFCPTKEDEINILKIKDTAKLVTLEPGDILFVPPGWWHYVESLDFSISVNMWLPILTDNISRVKEAIVKLIIAKIGKDIYNIPEIDEIDSINLLNIAIEECKHIETNVESPDKKIKHSIWTAKDLAMEYPVYVKLPYELKITELEEFLKMKRERFSEEYFEMLKEDSSKTHINLQNIYSSTHLSENIINAFCHPDVVNKVTELFLP; translated from the exons atggaAACATTGAATTCACCGTCAGATAAAGTTTTATATCAAGCTATTATGGAAATTAAAGAGCCAGTGATATTTCAACGACTCTTACAAAATGCAAAAGATGATTATTgttggaaattatttgaatggaATTTATCGGAACTTGCTGAAAAATTCGGAGATATTAAATTACCATTTCGAGTTGGTTATAATGCTAGATCTATG AATCCACAATGGGAAGTAAATTGTCCAACAGTTTTAATgacattattagaatttattcaaaatatgaacTTCcatgaaaatcataaaaagtggtattattttgattataaatatatgcaagAATGGTTCAAAAATAAgccagaaatattaaattcagtaaattggaaaagatttgatattgataaaacTGGTGATGATTCTACTATTTGGATTGGAAGCAAAGGAGCTCATACAAATTGTCATCAGGATTCTTATGGTTGTAATTTAGTAGCTCAAATACATGGAAG gaaacaATGGTTATTGTTTCCTCCAAATTCAACTAATTTTCTTCGACCAACAAGGATTCCTTATGAAGAATCTacaatatatagtaaatataactttttctgTCCTACTAAGGAAGAtgagattaatatattaaaaataaaagacacAGCAAAATTAGTAACTTTAGAACCAggagatatattatttgtgcCTCCTGGTTGGTGGCATTATGTTGAATCATTGGACTTTAGTATTAGCGTCAATATGTGGTTACCAATATTAACAGATAATATATCAAGAGTTAAAGAAgctattgtaaaattaataatagctaaaattggaaaagatatctataatatacctgaaattgatgaaatagaTAGTATAAATTTg ctCAATATTGCTATTGAAGAATGTAAACATATAGAAACAAATGTAGAATCacctgataaaaaaataaaacatagtaTATGGACTGCCAAAGATTTAGCAATGGAGTATCcagtttatgtaaaattaccTTATGAGCTTAAAATAAcagaattagaagaatttttaaaaatgaaaagggaaagattttctgaagaatattttgaaatgttaaaagaGGATTCTTCCAAAActcatattaatttacaaaatatttactcTTCTACAcatttatctgaaaatattatcaatgcaTTTTGTCATCCTGATGTAGTTAATAAAGTTACAGAATTATTTCTAccctaa
- the LOC411085 gene encoding ADP-ribosylation factor-like protein 2: MGLLTVLKKLKQKEKEMRILMLGLDNAGKTTVLKRINGEPIDTISPTLGFNIKTLEHRGYKLNIWDVGGQKSLRSYWRNYFESTDGLVWVIDSADRRRLEDCKIELYKLLQEERLEGASLLILANKQDLPGALSASDIAEILELPSIKTHHWQIYKCSAITGENLVEGINWIVDDISARIFYID, from the exons ATGGGTCTGTTAACagtacttaaaaaattaaaacaaaaggaaaaagaaatgcgCATTTTAATGTT agGTTTGGATAATGCTGGTAAAACAACAGTTTTAAAGAGAATTAATGGAGAACCAATCGACACGATATCACCAACACTtggtttcaatattaaaactttagaaCATCgtggatataaattaaatatatgggATGTAGGTGGTCAAAAATCATTACGTTCTTAttggagaaattattttgaatctaCTGATGGTCTTGTATGGGTAATTGATAGTGCAGATAGAAGAAGATTGGAAGattgtaaaatagaattatataaactcTTGCAAGAGGAAAGATTAGAAGGTGCAAGCTTATTAATACTTGCAAATAAACAGGATTTACCTGGAGCATTATCTGCATCTGATATTGcagaaattttggaattacCTAGTATTAAGACTCATCATTGGCAAATATACAAATGTTCAGCAATTACAGGAGAAAATCTTGTAGAAGGAATAAATTGGATTGTTGATGATATTTCTGctaggatattttatatagattaa
- the LOC100576584 gene encoding leucine-rich repeat-containing protein 74B gives MFPIPDDPGLVPAFWTIQERRPSYTDDGIMKFFDLVKTFSMRPIQAMEDMLRTNKINLQYYGLDSRIVKLLCEALMKNPTVNTINLTGNWLSEDACYHLNELLLKNNIIHTLLLSGCKIGANGVSKLYDGIFTNETLKKLDLSDCNLRKEGIDYLIQAICNNESIETLSLNHNHLDESCADALQKLVNCSKIKRLELSWNSLYTTETWKKFIRGLEENETLLDLDLSWNALGKECISYLRRLLLRSSTLKKLHLNGNRFTNDDVTVIAKALSRNATLEELYIGDNPFKADGAFALVKAITPEKTSESQLRILDLTNIWANKNIIPELETIQNSKPWVDIKLGGIFSNYKIEGPDVKAILLKRANYEAMRPKKKRRRKNFGHFVLSLSDDLISKGKFLELVENFQLNLSKSLVNELMIAFTGIKNTVDQGLLKSVYMKQYPNTKLPTEKPKKIKSKKKKT, from the exons ATGTTTCCAATCCCTGATGATCCTGGCTTGGTACCAGCGTTCTGGACCATTCAGGAACGTCGACCCTCTTATACAGATGAcggtataatgaaatttttcgatttagtTAAAACATTCTCTATGAGACCTATACAAGCAATGGAAGATATGTTACGaactaataaaatcaatttacaatattacggACTTGATTCCCGTATCGTTAAACTCTTATGTGAAGCTTTGATGAAAAATCCTACTGTGAATACGATCAATCTTAca GGTAATTGGTTATCAGAGGATGCCTGTTATCATTTAAATGAACTGCttttgaaaaacaatataatacacaCTTTGTTATTATCAGGATGTAAAATCGGTGCAAACGGTGTTTCGAAATTGTATGatggaatttttacaaatgaaaCACTGAAAAAATTAGATCTTTCCGATTGTAATTTACGTAAAGAAGGTATTGACTACCTTATACAGGCaatttgtaataatgaaaGCATTGAAACTCTTTCATTGAATCACAATCATCTCGACGAATCATGTGCAGATGCTTTGCAAAAATTAGTCAATTGTTCAAAGATAAAACGTTTAGAATTATCTTGGAATTCCTTATACACAACAGAAActtggaagaaatttattagagGACTCGAGGAAAATGAAACTTTACTTGATCTTGATTTATCTTGGAATGCTTTAGGAAAAGAATGTATTTCGTATTTGCGTCGATTATTATTGCGATCTTCAACATTAAAAAAGTTGCACTTGAATG GAAATCGTTTTACTAATGATGATGTAACTGTCATTGCAAAAGCATTATCAAGGAATGCAACACTCGAGGAGCTATATATAGGTGACAATCCTTTCAAAGCTGATGGTGCATTTGCTCTCGTTAAAGCAATTACACCAGAGAAAACGTCAGAAAGTCAGCTACGTATTTTAGATCTTACGAATATTTGGGCAAATAAGAACATAATACCAGAACTtgaaacaattcaaaataGTAAACCATGGGTAGACATTAAATTGGGAGGTATAtttagtaattataaaatagaaggtCCAGATGTAAAAgcaatacttttaaaaagagCCAATTATGAAGCTATGAGACCAAAGAAAAAACGACGTCGTAAAAACTTTGGTCATTTTGTGTTATCACTTTCTGATGATCTTATTTCGAAag gAAAGTTTTTAGAACTGGtggaaaatttccaattaaactTATCTAAATCTTTAGTAAATGAACTAATGATTGCATTTACTGGTATAAAAAATACTGTCGATCAAGGCTTATTAAAATCTGTTTATATGAAACAATATCCAAATACAAAACTTCCAACAGAAAAacctaaaaaaatcaaaagtaaaaaaaaaaaaacctaa